The nucleotide sequence TCGGGATTCCAGTTTCGAGGATCGGAAGGCAGCCTCTTCGGTTGGCAGCAAGCCTTCGGACCAATCGTGTTGTGGGTATTCTAGCCGTCGTCCCTCGACCACCGCTTGTTGAAGTTCCGCATCCGTAAAATCGACGAAGAACAAAAAAGGACGCGTCGAGGCAAACTCTTCGCCCATAAACAGCATCGGAATCGCGGGCGTTAGGCACAGTAGCGCCGCCGCCGACTTCTGTGCCGCAGGTGAAGTCAATTGATCCAGTCGTTTCGCTAATGGATGGTTGCCGATGAAGTCGTGGTTCTGGATTGAATAAACCAAACCATGGGTTTCGGTTCTCGTTTCCGGCGTCTTTCGGCTTCGTTCCTTTCGCATCGTTCCTTCAAACACGAATCCTTTGGACAGCGATTGAGCCAAATCGGTTCCCGAACGATAGATGCGATTGGAAAGTTGCTCGCCAGGTCGCACGACCGCAAACACGCTGTGCAAGAAATCGTCACACCATTGGGCGTCGAATCCGATTCCCCCCTCCGCATGCGGTCGGTTCATATCAGGGTCATGCACGTTGGATTCGGCGATCAACAATGCGTTTCGATTTGCTGCTTCGGACCATCGTCGCACCGCCGCGCTCATTTCGGCGACAATATGGGGATCGGTGTCATCGCGGGTGCAGTGAATCGCGTCAACACGTAGCCCGTCGATATGAAATTCGTCGAGCCAGTAGATGGCGTTGGCGATCACATAGCGGCGGACTTCGCTGCCCCATTTTGGATCATCAAAACTCGGCGCGTCGCCCCACGGCGTGCCATGTTTTGCAGAAAAGTAGGGTGCAAACTCGCCAAGATAATTGCCCTCCGGGCCAAGGTGGTTGTAGACCACATCGACGATCACCCCCAAGCCTTTGCGGTGCGCCGCGTTGACGAACTGTTTTAGTTCCGCGGGCGTTCCGTAGTTATGGTTCGGGGCGAACCAGTTTACGCCGTCGTAACCCCAGTTCCAGCGGCCCGCCGCGTCGGCCAGCGGCATCAATTCGATTGCCGTCACGCCGAGTTCAACCAATTCATCAAGTCGTTCGATCGCGGAGAGAAACGTGCCCGATGGCGTGAAGGCGCCGACATGCATTTCATAGAGGATCAAATCGTCTCGCTCGACCGATTGCCATTGCGAATCGGTCCAATCGAACGCGGAGTCGACCACTTCGCTGGGGCCGTGCACGCCAAGCGGTTGATAACGTGACACGGGATCGGGCCGCGGCGGACCGCCGTCACAGCGATAGAAATAACGCTGGGATGGGCCACAGTCGTGCACGACGCCGCGATGGTATCCGTCGGCATTTTTATGCAACGTGACGTTGCGGTCTTGCCCGACCAATTCGACTTCGACCTGGTCTCGCTCGGGGGCCCAGACGACAAAACGCGTCTGGTCTTTTCCGACCAACATCGCCCCAAGCGATTGGTGGGGGGCGACGTTTGCGGAGTTGAGAGTTGAAGAATCAAATTGCGAAGATAGCGAACGTTTCATGGTCACCATGGATCAAGCTTAAAAGAAAAACGGTTACACTGCGTACCAACTTGGATAGTCTATTCCCGCGGTGCAATCCCCTCATGTTTACAACTTCGGTTCACGGCTTGCTTTTCAGTAGCCTGCTCGTTTTGCTGGCGGTTGGTGCCCCCGGAGGTTCTGCCGCGGAGCGTAGCAGCCCTGTACCCGTCAGCCCTGTACCTGTCAGCCCTGTGCCCGCCACCCCCGTGCCCCCCACGCCTGTGAAAATCCGCATCGCGACCTTTAACGTTTCTCTGTTTGGCAAACAGGCCGGCGAGGTTTACCAGCGGTTGATTGATGGGCGAGATCAAAAGGCCATCCAACTCGCTGCGATCGTGCAAACGGTGCGCCCGGATCTGCTGTTGGTGAACGAAATTGATTACGAACCCAACGCCGCGACCGCTCGATTGCTAGCGGAAGAGTATTTTTCGATTCCCAAGTCCAACCGTAGCCCGATCGAGTATCCCTACATCTACTCAGCGGCGAGCAACACGGGAATCGATTCGGGATTGGATTTGAACGGGAACGCAGCAAACGGCGAAGCCAACGACGCTTGGGGTTACGGCGACTACCCAGGTCAGTATTCGATGGCGATTTTTAGTCGCTTTCCCATCGAGCAGGAAAACATTCGCACCTTCCAGAACTATTTGTGGTCCGAATTGCCCGAGGCGAATCAGCCTCGCGATCCGGATACACAAAAACCGTATTACGAGGATCGAGTATGGGCGAAGTTGCGGTTATCGAGCAAGAATCATCTTGATGTTCCGGTTCAAATTGGCAACACCACGATTCATCTTTTGGCTAGCCATCCGACGCCGCCGGTGTTTGATGGTGCCGAGGACCGCAATGGTTGCCGCAACCATGATGAGATCCGTTTTTGGGGCGACTATCTCGACGGTCCTGAGGCGACTTATTTGCGAGACGATGCAGGGCGCGCCGGAGGATTGGATCGAGACGCATCGTTTGTCATTCTCGGCGATTTGAACGCAGATCCTGCTGACGGCGACGCTAAAACGGACGCGATCAAGCAATTGCTCTGCCACCACCGTGTTCAAGATCCCAGACCAAGCTCAGAAGGTGCAGCAGAGGGAAACGCAAAAGGTAAGGTGAATGTTAAACACGCGGGCGACCCCGAGCTAGACACCGCTGATTTTGGCAGCAGCGGTCATTTTCGCGTCGACTATGTGTTGCCGAGCAAGCAATTAAACGTGGTTGACGCTGGCGTGTTTTGGCCGAAACGCCAGGGACCACTTCGCGACTTGATTTCGGCGAGTGACCACCGATTGGTGTGGGTGGATGTCGAGGTGCAATGATGCGAAAACGTGTACTGTTGATGATCAGCTCGATGCGTGGTGGTGGCAGCGAGCGACAAACCCTGCTGCTGCTGCGGCATTTGGATCGAGCTCGGTTCGAGCCGCATTTGTATGTGATCGAGCGAGCGGGGGACTTGATGTCGGAGATTCCCGGCGATGTGTCGGTGCACGCGTTTGCAGATGTTCAGCAGCCCAACCAACTTTATTTTCCCGGACGAATTTTGCGTCAACAGATCGCTCATCTGCGTGAACTGTTGATCGAGGAAAAGATCGCCGTGGTTTACGATCGCACGTTTGCAATGAGTTTGATCGCAGCGCCGGCGTGTCAACGGCTTGGGATCCCGCGAGTTTCAACGATTGTCAGTCCGCCTGAGCGTGCGCTGCCGTTGGTCGAGAAGCGTTTTGTTCGCTGGAAACGATGGCGATTAGCGACCGCGTATCGTCAAGCTCGAACGGTCGTCGCGGTCAGTAAGATTGCGGCTCGATCGGCCGAAACGTTTTACAAACTGTTTCCGGATTCAGTCATCGTGATTCCCAATCCGGTCGACCGCGATGATCTGCTTTTGAAGTCGGGGACGTCCATGCCGCGTGATCCCGATCACATCACGATGGTTTGCGTGGGACGCATGACGAGTGAGAAAGGGCACGCGGATTTGATTCGCGCGGTGGCGATGACCGAGTCGGATTGGCCGGCGGGGGCTCCGCCGCTGAAGTTGGTGATGGTGGGGGATGGACCACTCAGGTCGCAATTGCAGCAATTGGCATCCGAGCAAGTCAAACGCCACGTGATCGAGTTTGTTGGAGTGGAGCCGAATCCGGCAGTTCGAATCGCCTCGGCGGATGTACTGGTGTTGCCTTCGCTTTTCGAGGGGATGCCCAATGTGGTTTTAGAGGCGATGGCGTTGGGGACTGCGGTGATCGCAACGCGAGCCGGAGGCACGATCGAGTTGGTGGATCAAGAGCCGACGGTCTTGTGGGCGGATCCTGGCAAGCCGTTGTCGTTAGCCAGTGCGATTCGCGAATTTGTCAGCGATCGTGATGCGGCGATTCTGCGTGCCGAGGCGGCATTGCGTTATGTTCGTGATTTTCATGACGTGAATCAAACCACGCGGCGAATCGAAGCGTGGTTGTCGTCGTGATGCCGAATTAGTCGAGCTTCGCCATTTGCTTGAGCGTGGCAATAAAGCCATCGCGATCTTTGGGCGAGACCAGGTATTCTCGCTTTGCGGTTTCAATTCGGACGCGGCGAAGGGAGAGCGCCGGAGCACTTTTTAGGCTCGATGACGTTTCGATCTTTTGAATGTCCGCGATCGGAATTTGATAACAAAGGATGCCGCATCGCACCGAGACGGCATCCTCGAGGATCGTGTAGCGACAGGGGACGACGAAGATGCCTTGGACAACGAGGGTTACTACGCCGGCCAGAAACAACAGCGATGCATCGCCAGGCCGATCGTTTACCATCAGGTAACTGCCAATCACGACCGCCACTACGGGCGACAACATCAGCAGCATCAGTAGCCAAAGATCGAACGCAGATTCGTATCGGATCGGCGTTTTCACGGCAGAGTCGGGGGCAGCTTCGTTCATGGCAATCGAGGTTCGGTGGTGGGCTGGCTCGGCGTAGGTTGGCTCGGCGATCGTGGATGGCTCGGGGCTCGCGAATGGCTCGTTCGATTGCGTATTCGCTTCATCGCTTCGCGTGGGCCCAGGATGCTCATCGTCGCGGCCACACCAATCGAAACCAGGGTGCTCAGCCACGCTAGGTTACTTTCATAAGGGGTGCCCAGCAGTATTGCCGAAGATCCGCTGTGTACCCAGACGGCTTGAGGGAATACCGCCAGCATCGCGGCGGCGAGGTAGGGTTTGGGTTTGGCCTGAAACGCCCCCATGCTGTAGCCAATCACCATCGTTGGAATGGGGGATAGGCGAACCAGCAAGTGAACGCCGATGTTGGCATCTGCCGCCATTTCGCGAAGCGCGGTATGCCAGGAATCATGATCGTTGACTGGATCTTCCGAGGTGCGTTTGCAGAGCAAACGACGCCCGACCCAGTAATTGATCCACGCCGCAGTCGTCGCGATCACCAAGATTAAGAGCGTGCCCCAAAGCGTTCCGTACATTGCCCCGGCGGAAACGGAGATGGCGGTCTTGGGGGTCACGGTCGAGATCATCAGAATGCTAATGAGCGTGAAGACAAGCATGCCAATCGCTCCTTGGGATTGCACCCAATCGCGTGCTGTGTGGGGATCGAAATCGTTGGCGATTCGTATCACCGCGACGACCGCGAGCGATGCCGCCACGGCGAAACCGATCCCGCGTTTCTTTTTCTGGGTTTTAATCATGGAGGGTGCCAGCCTTGTGTCGCTCCCGTGCAACTTGTGAGAGGATGGGGGGCGGCTTGGCGTGTCCGAGTCGATGTCAATTTGTGAAGCAAATTCTGTACGCTCAAGGATTTTTCGGCAAGCGTGATGAACTCAACCCCTTCGGTCGATCGTCCCATTCCTCCTCTTGAGAGTCGCCATGGCCACCGGGGCGGATTGCCATGGGCGTGGTGTAATCTGTGGCGGAATCCGTTTGGCGAATTAACGCGTGAAGAGCGAGCCGAGTTGGCGGTGGTCGACGTCGCAGAGCTCGCCGCGGGAGTGCAGGGCGAGAAAGCCGCAGTACAACTGATCGGCGATTGTGGGCGCGGCAAGACGACACGGATGTTGGCGTTGTGGCGTCATTTTCCTGATGCCTCGTACGTTTATCTCGACGAAGATTTGCCTTGTGGTGCGATTGCCGAGGGAAACCCGTTATTGATTGACGAGGCGCAGCGGTTGCCGCGAAAGGTCATGCATCGGATCTTCGCGGTCGGTTTGCCCTTGGTGTTGGCGACCCATCGTGATTTGACGCGGGCGTTAAAAAAAGCAGGCTACCGTGTCACGACGTACCACTTAGGTGATACAAATGATGCACGATTGGTGCTCGAGTCTGCAAACCGTAGAATCGAAGCCTCTCGCTTGGGCCCAGGTTCGGTTCCGAATTTGTCGCTGCAAGATGCAAACGAGTTGGTATCGCGTTTTGGCAGCGATATCCGTGGGATCGAAGGTTACCTCTACGAGCAAGTTCAAAATCAGGCTTATAGCGATGGCGAAATGCGATTTGTCGATTGTGTTAGAAAAGGACGCGGACTTTATCTATGACGGCGGAGGGACGATCCGTGGAAAGGTGCGTGTCGATGTCGACCAAAACGTAAAATGCAATGGCTTGGAGGTTGAGTCCGGTTGGAAAACGCATGGGCGTGGAAACGTCGCCACCGGCAACTTCACCAGTGTGACGTTGTTCGAAGGCGAATGGGTTGGCGGGCAAGTGGTGGAATATCCGTTCGAATTACCGGTGGGCGATTGGCCGCCAAGCTATCACGGACACTACTTGAACATCGATCACTGCATTGACGCTCGTGTGAAAATTCCCTGGGGCTTCGACCCTAAGGCTTCCGTCCCCTTCTTGATGCGTCCGACCTGTGGGCCCGAAGCGGCGGTGTCCGAGAAATCAACCAAGGCAGGTGCGTTTGTCGCGACGTTTGTCGGCGTCTTTATGCTGATTTGGTGTTCGGGGTTTTTGTTTTTTATGGCCCAGAACCCCTTGTCGCTGGTCTGTGTGGGAATCTTTCCATTGCTGTTCCTCGGTGGTTATGCGGTCAAGGTTTGGTTGCCCAAGTATTTGTTGGGCGAGGTGACCTGTGAACTCTCGCAAACGGTGGTGACTCCGGGCGATTCCGTCAGCGGCGAGCTCGTCGTTCGGCCGCGTAAAAACGTGAACGTGAATGCGATCACGATCGATTTTCAAGCTCGCGAGGTTTGTGTTAGCGGCAGTGGCAGCAACAAGACGACGCACAAACACGTGTTTTTTGAGCAAGCGATCGAGCTTGAAAAGGCGACCACGTTGCAGGCGGGGCAAGAGCGACGCTTTCCAATCTCCTTCGCCTTGCCTAGCGATGCTCCCTATTCAATCGAGTTGCCAAGCAATCGATTGGTTTGGGCGACAACGATGCGAATCGACATTCCGCGTTGGCCCGACTGGACCAAAGAGATTGCCTTGCAAGTGTTGCCATCGGGAGAGCCGCTGGACCCCTCGGCTCGGCCGCAAGCGACATTGCGAGGCACCGATGCCCCATCGTCGTTGGCATCGGAGGGCGAGATCACGTTCGCCGAAACCGCAAATTATTTGTGGAGTGCGCGTGAGAATCCAGATCAATTGGAGGCGCTCGTTGACGCCGTCACGGGGCTTTCGTTTCGGCTTGAAGCATTTATCGAGCGGCGTTTGCTCTATGCTGGCACCGAAGATCCTCATTTGTTTAAGGGAGGCTATGCGGTTTGGGCGCATTTCGGCGAGCCCCCTTTGCCGCTGGTTTTGTATGTGCCACAAGAACTGGGCGACGAGTTCGAGCAACTGGGACGCGATCGCTGGATAGGCCAGGGGACCGTTGTTGGTTGGGACCGCCGCCATCAGCGGTTGCAAATCAAGTTAGAGACGCGATGACGTCCGCGCTATCAAATGGCTTGAACGACGGAGGATTTTCTCGCATTTCCGTTGCGGGATCATCACGACAAAGATCGGTAACGGGTACAATACAGGCAATCGAGTCATGCAACATCGGTGAATTTCTTGAGTGAGAGAAGCGATCGGGAACCTCTCTCGCTCGCAGATCATCTAACACGTAGATGACCCCCTTCTTTTCATGGAAAATTCCGATGCAAACTATTCTGAAGTTCGTTGTCACGCTGGCGTTGGTGATCGGTTTCGTCCCCCGTTTTCTACCGACGGTCAGTGCTCAAGACATCACGATCACGATCGAAAAAGGGGACGAAAAAACGTCGAGCTCCACCAAGAAATCGCCGTTTTCGGGGAAACGTCCCTCGGTCGATGTGGCGATCTTGCTCGACACCTCTAATTCCATGGACGGCTTGATCGACCAAGCCAAGAGCCAGCTTTGGAATATCGTGCAGGATTTTGCCAAAGCGAAGAAGAAAGGCAAAACGCCGCTGCTTCGCGTGTCGGTCTTTGAGTATGGCAATTCAGGCTTGCCCGCCAGCGAAGGCTATATCCGCCAAGTTGTGCAGCTTACCGATGATTTGGACAAGGTTTCTGAAGCTCTCTTTGCGCTTCGCACCAACGGCGGTGATGAATACTGTGGCGCGGTGATCCAAGAGGCGATCAAGCGGTTGGATTGGAGCAAGGAGCCGAACGCTTACAAAGCGATCTTCATCGCTGGCAACGAGCCCTTCACTCAAGGCTCCGTCGATTACCGCAAAGCGTGCAAAAAGGCAATCGGAGCCGGGGTCGTCGTGAACACCATTCACTGCGGTGATTATCAACAAGGGGTCGACGGAAAGTGGAAAGAGGGAGCCGAGTTGGCCGAAGGCGAATATTTGAACATCGATCAAGATGAAAAGGTGGTCCACATCAAATGCCCGCAAGATAAAATCATCATCAAACTCAATCGTGAGCTGAACCAAACCTACCTGTGGTACGGTTCCAAGGATCGTCGAATGAGCTATGCCGAAAATCAAGCGGTGCAAGATTCCAACGCCAGCGGCTTAGGCGGACTGAGCGTTCGCGCGGCGACCAAGTCGAGTTCGGTTTATCGCAATGTCGGTCGCGATCTAGTTGACACCTACGAAGAGGACAAGGACGCGGTCCTGAAGATCAAGGCTGATGAGTTGCCCGAGGCGCTGCAGAAACTCGCTCCCGCCGAACGGCTCAAACACGTCGAGTCGATGGCGCAGCGTCGTGCCGAGATCAAAGCGGAATTGGCAGCGGTTAGCAAAGAGCGGCAAGCCTATCTCGATGCCGAGCGATCTAAGATCGCCAACGAATCGGATGCGGTTACCTTGGGGGATGCGATCTCGGCTGCGGTTAAGCAGCAACTCAAAGCATCCGGCTTCCAGTTCGAGAAATAGCGGTCGCGGGCCGCTGCGTGCTTCTTTTCCATAGCGAAACTCGCCAATCGTTTCAGCCACCCCCAACCGCATGGCATCATCGTTCCCTGGCCGGCGTGTCCGGTAGGAGCGAGTTTGGGCGAGTTGAGCTTGACGAAAAAAACGTGGTGGATTGGACGAAATGGATGGTCAAAAATCCCACCGCGTGAGAGACGCCAACCGGGGGTGGTCGGACCGTTGGTTGACGACGCTGCACGCGGCGGAAAATACGGGGGGCGAGGGTCAGTCCCCGATCGCAACGAGGCGTGTCGGGGTACCGCCGACGGTGAATGTTTCCAAAACGCGTAACTCGGTTAGCGAGATCAGCGAAACGGTTCCATCAGCCGGGTTGCTGATCAGCAATTCTCGGGCGTTTGGCAGAACCACCGCCTCGTGATGGCCCGAGTGGCCTTCGATTTGGTTGCCTCCGATCGAGAGATCTGCTCGCACGGCAGCATCGGAGTGATCCCCATCGGAGTTCGGATCCAGGTCCACGATTAAAAGTGAATCATCCGAGGGCGACGTTTTGTTTTCGCGAAACATTGTGGCCATTTGCTTGCCGCCGCGAGCTCTCACCGCCAAGGGGGTCGTCAAGGATTCGCCTTCGGCTAGTTCGATCGGCAACGTTGTTACCGCGGGGGAGTCGATCGTCGCATCGATCCAGCAAAGCTGAGCATCGTCGCCTTTGCCAGCCGTAAACAGAACAAGTCGGTCGAGGTTCGCAAAGGCTCCGGTGCGAAGCGGAGTGTCGTCGGCGTCTTTGCCGAGCGAAAGGTAGTTTACTTCGACCGACTCTGGCGCAGAATCGAGATCCAAGTCCGCGTGAACCCAGCACACGCCATCGCTTGGTGCCAGGAAGATTTTGCCTGAGTTAGCCGTCGCTCCATGAAGACCACCGGTTGGGCAGTGGATGGAGTACTGTTTGCCCTGGTTTTCACCGAGCCCGACGACGTCGACGCGGCCGGCATTTTCACCGTCGCGATCGATCCAGGTAGCATAAGCGACGTGGTCTTCGATGACCGCCAGCGTGATGTGGCCGTTGCCGCCCTCGTGAAAGGACGTTGCGGATTCCGGGCTCTTCGACGTCCGTAAGCGTGACGCACTCGTGATCGTAAACCCATTGTGCTTGTCGATGGCAAATGCAAACGATTTTCCATACTTGTAAACGTGTGCCGGGTTGCCTTGATCGGTATCAATTTGGCGATGCAGAATGCTTGGCACGTGTTTGAACCGCAGATGTGAATGATCACCGTGGGATTCCTCGACCACGCCCGAATCGATCGCAACCCAGCCGCTGCCGATGGTGCCGGCTGCGTGGTCGTGGATCCCTAGCACGACGATGCCTGCATCCGTTTGCATCTGCACCAGCGTTTGCTCGGCAGTGTCGAGCGAAGGGAAACCGGGGACGGGTTCAGGTTCAAGTGACCATCCTGCTGTGGACTTTTTTAGGTCGCCGTAACGCACGGTTGCGTCGTGGTTGTCTTGCCAAAACAGTCGGGCGACGGTTCGGCCTTGCGCGTGTGCGGTTGCCGTCGCCATCATCGTGATCAAGACAGCGGCGGTCAAAGGGAATAGGGGTTTCATTGTGGGGTATCTCATTTAGTGGTGGTGAGTTGGGGTGAGCGGGCGAACGGCGCCGCGGGGAAGTTTGATTTGTTGTGGATCGTCCGTTGCAAGCGACTTTAATTTCAGTCCGCTGTCGGTTGGTTTCAGGTACTTGGCATCGAGAATCCAGCCGCCATCGCCGAGCGAGGAGAGCGAGACGAAGTATTCATCGGGTTGCGGGAGCGGCGTTTCAGCAAAGCGAGCGATTCCATCGGTCGATGAAACCGCTTCTGCCAAAATCGGACCTGTTGCCGAGCCATGCAAGCGAACATGCACGTCGGTGAGTGGATCGGAACGGTAGCTCACGGCAACGCCAAGGCCATCGGTCACCGTTGGATTGGAGTCCCATCCACCGCAACCGGTGAACGTTACTGTTGATGAAACCAATAAAATCGAGACGAGCGTTTTCACTGCGGCACCTCCGCCACTTCGCGTCCATCGCGTGAGAACAGGGCATGGTACAAGTCGCGATCGAC is from Novipirellula galeiformis and encodes:
- the treZ gene encoding malto-oligosyltrehalose trehalohydrolase produces the protein MKRSLSSQFDSSTLNSANVAPHQSLGAMLVGKDQTRFVVWAPERDQVEVELVGQDRNVTLHKNADGYHRGVVHDCGPSQRYFYRCDGGPPRPDPVSRYQPLGVHGPSEVVDSAFDWTDSQWQSVERDDLILYEMHVGAFTPSGTFLSAIERLDELVELGVTAIELMPLADAAGRWNWGYDGVNWFAPNHNYGTPAELKQFVNAAHRKGLGVIVDVVYNHLGPEGNYLGEFAPYFSAKHGTPWGDAPSFDDPKWGSEVRRYVIANAIYWLDEFHIDGLRVDAIHCTRDDTDPHIVAEMSAAVRRWSEAANRNALLIAESNVHDPDMNRPHAEGGIGFDAQWCDDFLHSVFAVVRPGEQLSNRIYRSGTDLAQSLSKGFVFEGTMRKERSRKTPETRTETHGLVYSIQNHDFIGNHPLAKRLDQLTSPAAQKSAAALLCLTPAIPMLFMGEEFASTRPFLFFVDFTDAELQQAVVEGRRLEYPQHDWSEGLLPTEEAAFRSSKLESREDGNLSMWHWYQSLIKLRKQWRATGLLSDANIETHYDSESSLHVIRYQHGSETATVYSRLTSDETGAAPITIEPIGNLLLDSLPESSVEQVTVNQLLPNQAKIFHSSKS
- a CDS encoding endonuclease/exonuclease/phosphatase family protein, whose product is MFTTSVHGLLFSSLLVLLAVGAPGGSAAERSSPVPVSPVPVSPVPATPVPPTPVKIRIATFNVSLFGKQAGEVYQRLIDGRDQKAIQLAAIVQTVRPDLLLVNEIDYEPNAATARLLAEEYFSIPKSNRSPIEYPYIYSAASNTGIDSGLDLNGNAANGEANDAWGYGDYPGQYSMAIFSRFPIEQENIRTFQNYLWSELPEANQPRDPDTQKPYYEDRVWAKLRLSSKNHLDVPVQIGNTTIHLLASHPTPPVFDGAEDRNGCRNHDEIRFWGDYLDGPEATYLRDDAGRAGGLDRDASFVILGDLNADPADGDAKTDAIKQLLCHHRVQDPRPSSEGAAEGNAKGKVNVKHAGDPELDTADFGSSGHFRVDYVLPSKQLNVVDAGVFWPKRQGPLRDLISASDHRLVWVDVEVQ
- a CDS encoding glycosyltransferase, yielding MMRKRVLLMISSMRGGGSERQTLLLLRHLDRARFEPHLYVIERAGDLMSEIPGDVSVHAFADVQQPNQLYFPGRILRQQIAHLRELLIEEKIAVVYDRTFAMSLIAAPACQRLGIPRVSTIVSPPERALPLVEKRFVRWKRWRLATAYRQARTVVAVSKIAARSAETFYKLFPDSVIVIPNPVDRDDLLLKSGTSMPRDPDHITMVCVGRMTSEKGHADLIRAVAMTESDWPAGAPPLKLVMVGDGPLRSQLQQLASEQVKRHVIEFVGVEPNPAVRIASADVLVLPSLFEGMPNVVLEAMALGTAVIATRAGGTIELVDQEPTVLWADPGKPLSLASAIREFVSDRDAAILRAEAALRYVRDFHDVNQTTRRIEAWLSS
- a CDS encoding PH domain-containing protein, which produces MNEAAPDSAVKTPIRYESAFDLWLLMLLMLSPVVAVVIGSYLMVNDRPGDASLLFLAGVVTLVVQGIFVVPCRYTILEDAVSVRCGILCYQIPIADIQKIETSSSLKSAPALSLRRVRIETAKREYLVSPKDRDGFIATLKQMAKLD
- a CDS encoding TVP38/TMEM64 family protein; the protein is MIKTQKKKRGIGFAVAASLAVVAVIRIANDFDPHTARDWVQSQGAIGMLVFTLISILMISTVTPKTAISVSAGAMYGTLWGTLLILVIATTAAWINYWVGRRLLCKRTSEDPVNDHDSWHTALREMAADANIGVHLLVRLSPIPTMVIGYSMGAFQAKPKPYLAAAMLAVFPQAVWVHSGSSAILLGTPYESNLAWLSTLVSIGVAATMSILGPREAMKRIRNRTSHSRAPSHPRSPSQPTPSQPTTEPRLP
- a CDS encoding sporulation protein gives rise to the protein MAKCDLSIVLEKDADFIYDGGGTIRGKVRVDVDQNVKCNGLEVESGWKTHGRGNVATGNFTSVTLFEGEWVGGQVVEYPFELPVGDWPPSYHGHYLNIDHCIDARVKIPWGFDPKASVPFLMRPTCGPEAAVSEKSTKAGAFVATFVGVFMLIWCSGFLFFMAQNPLSLVCVGIFPLLFLGGYAVKVWLPKYLLGEVTCELSQTVVTPGDSVSGELVVRPRKNVNVNAITIDFQAREVCVSGSGSNKTTHKHVFFEQAIELEKATTLQAGQERRFPISFALPSDAPYSIELPSNRLVWATTMRIDIPRWPDWTKEIALQVLPSGEPLDPSARPQATLRGTDAPSSLASEGEITFAETANYLWSARENPDQLEALVDAVTGLSFRLEAFIERRLLYAGTEDPHLFKGGYAVWAHFGEPPLPLVLYVPQELGDEFEQLGRDRWIGQGTVVGWDRRHQRLQIKLETR
- a CDS encoding vWA domain-containing protein, which produces MQTILKFVVTLALVIGFVPRFLPTVSAQDITITIEKGDEKTSSSTKKSPFSGKRPSVDVAILLDTSNSMDGLIDQAKSQLWNIVQDFAKAKKKGKTPLLRVSVFEYGNSGLPASEGYIRQVVQLTDDLDKVSEALFALRTNGGDEYCGAVIQEAIKRLDWSKEPNAYKAIFIAGNEPFTQGSVDYRKACKKAIGAGVVVNTIHCGDYQQGVDGKWKEGAELAEGEYLNIDQDEKVVHIKCPQDKIIIKLNRELNQTYLWYGSKDRRMSYAENQAVQDSNASGLGGLSVRAATKSSSVYRNVGRDLVDTYEEDKDAVLKIKADELPEALQKLAPAERLKHVESMAQRRAEIKAELAAVSKERQAYLDAERSKIANESDAVTLGDAISAAVKQQLKASGFQFEK